One window of Thermoanaerobaculia bacterium genomic DNA carries:
- a CDS encoding PLP-dependent transferase yields MRFETLAVHAGGEADRETGAVAPPIHLSTTFLHGPASEALHGRLYQREGNPTQDRLEAALAALDGGGPSSRALAFASGMAAASTLLQSLPAGACVLFHQDIYSGVRQLALEFLPRWGMEPRFANLADPDAVAAALGRSSAKPALVWAETPTNPQLEILDLARLAAAAHAAGARLLVDGTFATPALQRPLALGADLVLHSTTKYLGGHSDVLGGALIFAGAGDGELLERVAKARRRLGGTASPFNSWLVLRGLRSLSCRMERHSANALWLAERLLGHPALLKVHYPGLPTHFGHEVASRQMTAYGGMLALRVAGGRAAAVAVASRLELFTNATSLGGPESLVEHRASSDGPGSTTPDDLLRLSIGLEHPDDLLADLLQALAGSAAGAPG; encoded by the coding sequence ATGCGCTTCGAGACGCTCGCCGTGCACGCCGGAGGAGAGGCCGACCGGGAGACCGGCGCGGTCGCTCCTCCGATCCACCTCTCCACCACCTTCCTCCACGGGCCCGCGTCGGAGGCGCTCCACGGCCGGCTCTACCAGCGCGAGGGAAATCCGACCCAGGACCGCCTCGAAGCGGCTTTAGCCGCGCTCGACGGCGGCGGCCCTTCCAGCCGCGCGCTCGCCTTCGCCTCCGGCATGGCGGCGGCCTCGACGCTCCTTCAGTCGCTGCCAGCGGGGGCGTGCGTCCTGTTCCATCAGGACATCTACTCGGGCGTCCGCCAGCTGGCGCTCGAGTTTCTGCCGCGATGGGGAATGGAGCCGCGGTTCGCCAACCTGGCCGACCCCGACGCCGTCGCTGCCGCTCTCGGAAGGTCGTCCGCGAAGCCCGCGCTGGTCTGGGCCGAGACGCCGACCAACCCCCAGCTCGAGATCCTCGACCTCGCCCGCCTCGCGGCTGCAGCCCATGCCGCGGGCGCGCGGCTCCTGGTCGACGGAACCTTCGCCACGCCGGCTCTGCAGCGCCCGCTTGCGCTCGGCGCCGACCTCGTGCTGCACTCGACGACCAAATATCTGGGCGGCCACAGCGACGTGCTCGGCGGAGCGCTGATCTTCGCCGGTGCGGGAGATGGCGAGCTTCTCGAGCGGGTCGCGAAGGCCCGCCGCCGGCTCGGGGGAACGGCGAGCCCGTTCAACTCGTGGCTCGTCCTGCGCGGACTGAGATCCCTCTCCTGTCGAATGGAACGCCACTCGGCCAACGCTTTGTGGCTCGCAGAGAGGCTCCTCGGCCACCCGGCACTCTTGAAGGTCCACTATCCAGGTCTTCCCACCCACTTTGGGCACGAAGTCGCCTCCCGCCAGATGACCGCCTACGGCGGCATGCTGGCCCTGCGGGTCGCCGGCGGCCGGGCGGCCGCGGTGGCGGTGGCCTCCCGCCTCGAGCTCTTCACCAACGCGACCAGCCTGGGCGGCCCGGAGAGCCTCGTCGAGCACCGCGCCTCGAGCGACGGCCCGGGATCGACGACGCCGGACGATCTCCTGCGCCTGTCGATCGGTCTCGAGCATCCGGACGACCTCCTCGCCGACCTCCTGCAGGCCCTCGCAGGATCGGCGGCCGGGGCGCCCGGTTGA
- the ruvA gene encoding Holliday junction branch migration protein RuvA — protein MIGWLSGKVVHAVPDRLILDVGGVGYQVAIPLSTYYEIQKADAGATLRLFIHTHVREDALALYGFWSERERELFERLIAVSGIGPRLAQVVLSGMAPDELIAALAAGDVAKLVRIPGVGKKTAERMVVELRDKLQALAAELPAARAAAATGGSDNDLVAALVNLGYKPSLAEGAVGAARKDAPEAAFHELLRLALRRLSRV, from the coding sequence ATGATCGGCTGGCTCTCCGGAAAGGTCGTGCATGCGGTGCCGGACCGCCTGATCCTCGATGTCGGAGGGGTCGGCTACCAGGTCGCGATCCCGCTTTCGACCTACTACGAGATCCAGAAGGCCGACGCCGGCGCGACGCTCCGGCTGTTCATCCACACCCACGTCCGCGAGGACGCCCTCGCCCTCTACGGCTTCTGGAGCGAGCGCGAACGCGAGCTCTTCGAGCGCCTGATCGCGGTCTCCGGCATCGGCCCGCGCCTCGCGCAGGTGGTGCTTTCGGGGATGGCGCCCGACGAGCTCATCGCCGCGCTCGCGGCGGGCGATGTGGCGAAACTGGTGCGCATCCCGGGGGTCGGCAAGAAGACCGCCGAGCGCATGGTCGTGGAGCTCCGCGACAAGCTCCAGGCGCTGGCCGCCGAGCTCCCCGCGGCGCGCGCCGCGGCGGCAACGGGTGGCAGCGACAACGACCTGGTCGCCGCCCTGGTCAACCTCGGCTACAAGCCGTCGCTCGCCGAAGGCGCCGTCGGGGCGGCGCGGAAGGACGCCCCCGAAGCCGCCTTCCACGAGCTCCTGCGCCTGGCGCTCCGCCGACTGTCGCGGGTGTAG
- a CDS encoding DUF3327 domain-containing protein has translation MAALGLLVWGVPQARAAAITSPTIERLRRQIAAGDTAAEAEFVRTLRTPLVEAAESGDRRLVTFVWSADPQGPKTERVHLQGGRPAADFDKPMRPLAGTSLWYLSELLPSDARFQYWITVNPPTERSDRIEDMFDGPAPQRDPLNPLELYGESYVVLPDAVPFPYPENLAAPKGSVVERSIHSPTLGATIELSVYLPALSSAAVEKPWLAIVFDGGFLDMQRVLDDRIATGRLPAMVVVGVHNREGMRPKDLGYSAPFARFVAKELLPWAQAQLGVSRERDQTILGGVSRGAGMVAFTGLEYPEAFSRLLCLATAIENEPGDFPPTRFWLRGDDGWIVERYVQAEKKPLRFFLGAARFDTSLWTDRLVNNRRFRDTLRAKGYPVDYLESAAGHDQLFFQLGFVEGLQALTRP, from the coding sequence GTGGCGGCCCTCGGGCTGCTCGTCTGGGGTGTCCCGCAGGCGCGGGCGGCGGCGATCACGAGCCCGACGATCGAGCGGCTGCGCCGCCAGATCGCGGCGGGAGACACCGCGGCCGAGGCCGAGTTCGTGCGCACCTTGCGCACGCCCCTCGTCGAGGCGGCGGAGTCCGGCGATCGCCGCCTGGTGACGTTCGTGTGGAGCGCCGATCCGCAGGGGCCGAAAACGGAGCGCGTGCACCTACAGGGGGGTCGACCCGCGGCCGATTTCGACAAGCCGATGCGGCCGCTCGCCGGCACGAGTCTCTGGTATCTCTCCGAGCTCCTGCCGAGCGATGCGCGTTTCCAGTACTGGATCACGGTGAATCCCCCGACCGAGCGCTCCGACCGGATCGAGGACATGTTCGACGGACCCGCACCGCAGCGCGATCCGCTGAACCCGCTGGAGCTCTATGGTGAGTCGTATGTCGTCCTGCCCGACGCGGTGCCCTTTCCCTACCCCGAGAATCTCGCCGCCCCGAAAGGAAGCGTTGTCGAGAGGTCTATCCACAGCCCGACGCTCGGCGCCACGATCGAGCTATCGGTCTATCTTCCTGCGCTATCTTCTGCCGCCGTCGAAAAGCCCTGGCTGGCGATCGTCTTCGACGGCGGCTTCCTCGACATGCAGCGCGTGCTCGACGATCGGATCGCGACAGGGAGGCTGCCTGCCATGGTCGTCGTCGGGGTGCACAACCGCGAGGGGATGCGGCCCAAGGACCTCGGCTACTCGGCGCCGTTCGCGCGTTTCGTCGCCAAAGAGCTCCTGCCGTGGGCGCAGGCGCAGCTCGGCGTGAGCCGCGAGCGCGACCAGACGATTCTCGGCGGGGTGAGCCGCGGTGCCGGCATGGTCGCCTTCACCGGCCTCGAGTATCCGGAGGCGTTTTCCCGCCTCCTCTGCCTCGCGACCGCCATCGAGAACGAGCCCGGCGACTTCCCGCCAACCCGCTTCTGGCTGCGCGGCGACGACGGCTGGATCGTCGAGCGCTACGTCCAGGCGGAAAAGAAGCCGCTGCGTTTCTTTCTCGGCGCGGCGCGCTTCGACACCAGCCTGTGGACCGACCGGCTGGTCAACAACCGTCGGTTCCGCGACACGCTGCGCGCCAAGGGCTACCCGGTCGACTACCTCGAGTCCGCCGCCGGCCACGACCAGCTCTTCTTCCAGCTCGGCTTCGTCGAGGGACTCCAGGCTCTGACGAGACCTTAG
- a CDS encoding transposase, producing MARRLRYVPPGGALFEITCRTVQGRLLLRPSAGMNDVIRGVLARAARRAGLAVHAPVFLSNHYHLLVSVSDAQQLAAFTNYLNSNLAREAGRLVRWREKFWGRRFQAVIVSEEEEAQVGRLAYVLAQGVKEGLVASPFDWPGVHCAQALTEGTAISGRWHDRTLESRARRKGLALDPQSFLEQETLHLTPLPCWKSLTPESIELASSK from the coding sequence ATGGCAAGAAGACTGCGCTACGTACCCCCCGGAGGGGCGCTGTTCGAGATCACCTGCCGGACGGTCCAGGGTCGCTTGCTCCTGCGCCCTTCGGCGGGCATGAACGACGTCATCCGGGGCGTCCTGGCCCGCGCCGCGCGCCGGGCAGGCCTTGCGGTTCACGCGCCCGTTTTCCTGTCCAACCACTACCACCTCCTCGTCTCCGTCAGCGACGCCCAGCAGCTCGCCGCGTTCACGAACTACCTCAACTCGAATCTCGCCCGCGAGGCCGGCCGCCTCGTGCGCTGGCGCGAGAAGTTCTGGGGCCGGCGCTTCCAGGCGGTCATCGTCTCCGAGGAGGAAGAGGCCCAGGTGGGCCGGTTGGCGTACGTGCTGGCGCAAGGCGTCAAGGAAGGGCTCGTCGCCTCGCCCTTCGACTGGCCCGGGGTCCATTGTGCCCAAGCCCTGACCGAAGGGACCGCCATCTCCGGCCGCTGGCACGACCGGACCCTCGAATCCAGGGCCCGTCGCAAGGGGCTTGCGCTCGATCCGCAGTCATTCCTCGAACAGGAAACTCTCCACCTCACGCCCCTGCCTTGCTGGAAATCTCTCACGCCGGAGAGTATCGAGCTCGCGTCAAGCAAATGA